One part of the Pieris napi chromosome 4, ilPieNapi1.2, whole genome shotgun sequence genome encodes these proteins:
- the LOC125048724 gene encoding 26S proteasome non-ATPase regulatory subunit 11 encodes MAGAMLFERSRVSSSNRDEDVRMTDKMVSTGEVPEDDEENIRAKEQGILNLGEKYKKEGKAKELAELIKATRPFLSLISKAKAAKLVRSLVDFFLDLEAGIGIEVQLCKECIEWAKEERRTFLRQSLEARLIALYFDTGMYTDALDLATALLKELKKLDDKNLLLEVLLFESKTFHALSNLPKARASLTSARTTANAIYCPPKMQAALDLQSGILHAADERDFKTAYSYFYEAFEGYDGADSPKALTALKYMLLSKIMLNQADEVGTVSSSKAALKYAGKEIEAMRAVATASFKRSLADFQAALKTYKPELEEDAVVRAHLGALYDTMLEQNLCRIVEPYMRVQVDHVARCIRLPIVQVEKKLSQMILDKKLNGILDQGEGVLIVFDEFPLEKTYETVLETIHHMSKVVDTLYQKAKKLS; translated from the coding sequence atgGCCGGAGCAATGTTATTCGAGAGGTCACGCGTATCCTCGTCGAACAGAGACGAAGACGTCCGCATGACCGACAAAATGGTTAGCACAGGTGAGGTACCCGAAGATGACGAAGAAAACATAAGGGCTAAAGAACAAGGAATTTTGAATCTTGGTGAAAAATACAAGAAAGAAGGAAAGGCTAAAGAGTTGGCGGAACTGATCAAAGCAACGAGGCCTTTTCTAAGCCTTATTAGTAAGGCCAAAGCTGCGAAACTGGTCCGCTctttagtagattttttctTGGATTTAGAAGCAGGTATTGGTATTGAAGTGCAGCTATGTAAAGAGTGTATAGAATGGGCAAAGGAGGAACGCAGAACCTTTCTACGACAGTCCTTGGAGGCGCGACTAATCGCGCTGTATTTTGATACTGGTATGTACACAGACGCTTTGGATTTAGCCACTGCATTGTTAAAAGAGCTTAAGAAGTTAGATGACAAGAATTTGCTTCTCGAAGTACTACTTTTTGAGAGTAAGACGTTCCATGCACTAAGTAACTTGCCTAAAGCTCGAGCTTCTTTGACATCAGCACGTACAACGGCCAATGCTATCTATTGCCCGCCAAAAATGCAGGCAGCATTAGATCTTCAATCAGGTATTCTACATGCTGCTGATGAGCGTGATTTCAAAACAgcatattcttatttttatgagGCATTTGAAGGTTATGATGGAGCTGATAGCCCTAAGGCCCTTACAGCACTGAAATATATGTTGCTGTCAAAGATTATGCTGAATCAAGCTGATGAAGTTGGTACTGTAAGTAGTAGCAAAGCTGCTCTCAAATATGCAGGAAAGGAAATTGAAGCAATGCGTGCAGTTGCTACTGCTTCTTTCAAGAGATCACTTGCTGACTTCCAGGCTGCCTTAAAGACTTACAAACCAGAGTTAGAAGAAGATGCTGTTGTCCGTGCACACCTTGGGGCCCTTTATGATACCATGTTGGAACAAAATCTTTGTCGTATCGTGGAGCCTTACATGCGTGTCCAAGTTGATCATGTTGCACGTTGTATCCGCTTACCCATAGTACAAGTAGAGAAAAAATTGTCTCAAATGATCCTTGATAAAAAGCTTAATGGAATTTTAGACCAAGGGGAGGGTGTTCTGATTGTGTTTGATGAATTCCCCCTGGAGAAAACATATGAAACAGTCTTGGAAACCATTCATCACATGAGCAAAGTTGTGGACACACTATATCAAAAAGCAAAAAAGTTATCATAG
- the LOC125048723 gene encoding uncharacterized protein LOC125048723, with the protein MNEQRKIKVFMDKDASDNFLFDISKILMQFYETPVIFFTKNDYSDKIFNTLCSLRSALQGESDSQIVDIIVDFHLNWLHAINDIDQFYKRLNDLPREEVFQAISYTIDALGFRLNYYHKYMNKWKPSLSNDLQANLNAEIEIVEEMHTEITKVLLDKLKCFRNYSSDTEFKVKVSSAVEELLNWIDKITDSLAFELSKYINIHVPHLSGDLTKTLQQIIDDLHSSNSESAQRMLEHLKQKGRELGAMIRSTTSHDLEICKVIEKINILEDRISRLELEPTSAARMALEKKRDYLEKRLSMLDSLKTTLKSMQQLTEVHLESVPDDELCVCKDFFEFRIFNHDLQPEDREHLVTELCYLWDLAVFGERSHKSFISILSAADIKEEYTDELGTFYIDEHSRKIYKLPDDDTLYQPNEKNELVPLSDDSEHVFFYDECGRYFRDPKTRQRVYKAYQTASEYMMDNTGILLKVKEERDGITYYYDNCGRYYINSEGKHIYRDEDSVSEYENDGFGNLVRIRSHADMFELCPSDANVTEDFKYLKLNVGKALQECISDVILHQPADPIEYLSARLVTYRKNIELREKRACEKEELDIEREIRIAEERAEAERAAREAALQTQGGSEASYDSNLYKYNSMHAADADSFVQSSH; encoded by the coding sequence ATGAATGAACaacgaaaaataaaagttttcatGGATAAAGACGCTAGTGACAATTTTCTCTTTGATATTTCGAAAATATTGATGCAGTTTTATGAAACGccagtaatttttttcaccaAGAATGATTACtctgacaaaatatttaatactttatgtTCTTTGCGGTCTGCTTTGCAAGGTGAATCAGATTCTCAGATTGTTGATATAATTgttgattttcatttaaattggcTTCATGCTATTAATGACATAGATCAATTTTACAAACGATTAAATGATCTTCCTAGAGAAGAGGTTTTTCAGGCGATAAGTTACACAATAGATGCTCTCGGGTTTCGTCTTAACTATTATCacaaatatatgaataaatggaAACCATCTTTATCAAATGACCTACAGGCTAATCTTAATGCTGAAATAGAAATTGTGGAAGAAATGCATACAGAAATCACAAAAGTTCTACTAgataaactaaaatgtttcAGAAACTACTCTTCTGATACTGAGTTCAAAGTTAAGGTTTCCAGTGCTGTGGAAGAATTATTAAACTGGATTGATAAAATTACCGATAGTCTAGCATTTGAACTTAgcaaatatatcaatattcaTGTACCTCATCTTAGTGGTgatttaacaaaaactttgCAACAAATTATTGATGACTTGCATAGTTCGAATTCAGAAAGTGCTCAACGGATGCTAGAACATTTAAAACAGAAAGGTAGAGAACTTGGTGCTATGATTCGGTCCACAACCAGCCACGACTTAGAAATATGTAAGGTGATtgaaaagataaatattttggaaGACCGTATATCACGGTTAGAACTTGAACCTACATCAGCCGCAAGAATGGCTTTGGAAAAGAAAAGAGATTATTTGGAGAAAAGGTTGAGCATGCTTGATAGTTTGAAAACAACACTGAAAAGTATGCAGCAGCTAACCGAAGTACACTTAGAGTCTGTACCTGATGATGAGCTATGTGTctgtaaagatttttttgagtTTAGGATTTTCAATCATGATTTGCAGCCAGAAGATCGTGAACATTTGGTTACCGAGTTATGCTACCTTTGGGATTTAGCTGTTTTTGGTGAACGCAGccataaatcttttatttctattttaagtGCAGCTGATATTAAAGAAGAATATACCGATGAATTAGGAACATTTTACATTGATGAACatagtagaaaaatatataaattaccagaTGATGATACTCTTTACCAACcaaatgaaaaaaatgaaCTTGTTCCATTAAGTGATGATAGTGAACATGTCTTCTTCTATGATGAATGTGGAAGATATTTTAGGGACCCTAAAACCAGGCAGCGGGTCTATAAAGCCTATCAAACTGCTAGTGAGTACATGATGGATAATACAGGTATTTTATTGAAAGTGAAAGAAGAACGCGATGGGATAACTTACTATTATGATAACTGTGGTCGCTATTATAttaacagtgaaggaaaacacatTTACCGCGATGAAGACTCTGTCAGTGAATATGAAAATGATGGTTTTGGAAACCTTGTGCGTATCCGAAGTCATGCAGATATGTTTGAATTATGTCCAAGCGATGCTAATGTAACtgaagattttaaatatttaaaactaaatgttgGCAAAGCTTTACAGGAATGTATTTCTGATGTAATACTGCATCAACCAGCAGATCCTATTGAATATTTATCAGCTCGCCTTGTtacatatagaaaaaatattgaactACGTGAGAAACGTGCTTGTGAAAAAGAGGAATTAGACATAGAGCGAGAAATAAGAATTGCTGAAGAACGTGCTGAGGCTGAACGAGCTGCAAGAGAAGCTGCACTACAGACTCAAGGTGGTAGTGAAGCTAGCTATGATTCGaatctttataaatacaattcaatGCATGCTGCTGATGCAGACTCATTTGTTCAAAGTTCACATTAG